Part of the Chloroflexota bacterium genome, CTCTCTCTTTGGCACTCATCGTGATCAGTCCTCCTTCCAATGAGGCACCTCCTTATCAGGATTGCCTCTGTTTTACTCCCTTTTGCGAAAGAGGACATTTCTATCGAGTTATTAAGAGGACATTATCATAGAGTTACAACAAAATTGAAGGCTGCTCTTGAAAGACTGGTGCTCCGTGTCCCCAAGATGGTCGAGAAACATGTTAACGCTGACAAGTACTGGGCCCATCGTGGCGAGTTGCCTGCTGATTCCCTCAGCCACTTTGGGCGCTATCGGATTTATGGTCGAAGCGTCCCTGATGAGATGGATAACGCTGTGCGCGAAGCCCTCGGATACGTAGGAGTTTTGCTGTCTGAGTATGGGCTTGCCGATGTCGGAGACCATAAGGAATGGGCAATGGATTATCCGGGTACTCACCCTAAATACAGACGTGAGTATAAGTGGTCAGAGGAGATGAATGCCGCGTTGAACCGGTACTCGGAACTCTATAATAGACTATTGAAACTTGGCCAGGAACTTAAAGGGGTGAAGAACAATAAAGCTGAAGCCGAGGCAAAGCATCTGTGGGACAAAGCTTAACCAGCGTCTATTTCTGTGCAAGGCCAAGGCTGTCACAGGCGGATCTCTGCCCTGGGCTTTAAGACTTTAGATCACCCCTGACTCCAATTGTTACCTCATTTAGTGGAATACCCTTGCCACTCAGGCGTATTGCTTGCCTTGCCATATGCGTCAGCCCGGAACAGCAGGGTACCTCCATGTGTACCGCCGTAAGGCTCTCAACCTGTGAATGATGCAGAATGTCGGTCAGCTTCTTCAGGTGTGATTGGAAGTCATCCAGCTTGGGGCAAGCCACAAGCAGAGCGTGGTCTTTGAGCAAGTCCTGATGAAAGCCAGCGTAGGCGAAAGGGACACAGTCGGCTACAAGAAGGAGATCGGCTCCCTGAAGGAAAGGTGCAGTTGACGGTACTAGAGCGAGCTGGACCGGCCAGTGGCCGAGCATTGAGTCTTGATGTACGGTGTCTTTTCGGCTGCCGATGCCAACTGCCGTCCCCTGCCTCCTGAACTGAGTGACAGTAGCTGATGGGCAACCGCAGGGAAGCGCTGCTGTACCATGCTCTTCTGATTCCATGCGGCGCTTTGTTGCATCCCCGTCAAATTCTTGGGCTGCTCTCTCCTCAATGGTGATCGCCCCCTGGGGGCATTCACCGAGGCAGGCACCAAGACCATCGCAGTATTCCTCACTGATAAGCCTTGCTTTGCCATCGACAATCTGGAGAGCCCCTTCAACGCAGGCTGGGACACAGATGCCACAGCCGTCACATTTCTCCTCATCTATCCTGACGATCTTTCTCATCATTTTGGTTGTCATATCGCGTCTTCCCCCTGGCTAATAAACTGAAAACCTGCAATCAGGTATTGCTCTTGATTTGTCTCCACTTCTCCTCTCCCAGACACTCGCGTGCTGCGGCACACCATTCGATACAGGTTGGCACACTATCCCGATAGACTATTTGGCCACACTGGGAGCACTTTACTTTGATCTCACTGGAGAACATCTCGATTTCGGCACTACAGTTGGGGCATTTCAGGAGCTCCAGCCGCACCTGCATGTTATCTTGCCCAGGACATCTGCTGAACATTGGAATCACCTCCTACCCTCTGTCAATGCTTGATCCTGGCTTTCCTGAATCATGTTAGAGCTAAACCAGGCCCTCTACCATGATCTGGATCATAGAGTGGGGTCATACGCATGGCAAAGCAACCCTTATTAGTGTCTAACTGCAGATATGATGGAGAGTTGGGGGGTGTCTTCCTATACTGCTGGTGGTCCTTCACTCAGCAGCTTGAGCTTGGATTCATCCAGGATAACTATCTTCCCACGAACAGAGCGAATTATACCTCCGTCTTTGAGGCGGCTCATGAACCGGATGGCTGTCTCGGTGGTAGTTCCGGCCATATCGGCAATCTCTTGTCGGGTAAAGGGAAGAGTGGGCCCAAGCTTGGAAGAGAGCATCAGCAGCATCCTGGCAAGGCGTTGTTCAACCCTCTCTCCTGCAAGGTCTCTGAGTCTACTTTGGGCATCCCTGAGTCGTCCTGCCAGAACATTAATAATTCTCAGCGCTGTTTCTGGGCGATGAGCGAGAAAGGAGCGGAAATCTTCTCTCCCAACCTCCAGCACTTTGGTTTCAGCTACGGCCTGTGCTGAACCTGGATATGGCCTATTCTCGAAAACGGCGACCTCGCCAAACATCTCGCCGGGTCCGAAGAAGGCAATGACAAACTCCTTGCCCAGTGATGAATGCTTGAGAATCTTGACCCTGCCCTCAGCTACTATATAGAACCAGTTTGGGGCATCTCCTTCCCAAAAGACAAACCCACCTGCCTTAAGGCCACGCTCAATAGTCAGTTCGGCCAACTCAGCAAGTTCGTCTTCATTCAAACTGGAGAAAATGGTTGAACTTTTCAGAAGTTGAACCTTGCTGTTGCCCGGCATCCTGTCAGCCCCTTTAGTCAGTAGCTCCTGGCATCATACCATCACAGTAGAAGGCAATGCCGAGGAGGCCAGGCCCGGTGTGCAGTCCCATAACTGGGGTGAAATCTGTAACATACACTTCGACGCAATCGACCTCTGAAGCTATGCGCTGTTTCAATTCCTCGGCTTCACTGAGAACATTGGTATGCATGACAATGGCATGCACGGCTTTTCCCTGTGATTTTTCTCTTAGAAGCTCTATTAGTCGTTCGATGGCCTTCGGTCTGAGTCTGGCCCGATCCACAGGTGTAGCTCCTTTCCCTGACGGGAGGAGTTCAAAAATGGGCTTTATTTTGAGTAGCGAGTTTGCCCAGGCAACAGCGTGAGGAACCCGCCCCCCTTTCGCCAGGTAGTTGAGAGTATCCATGAAAGCTACCAGGCGGACTTTGGGCATCAATGTTCGAGCTGCTTCAGCAGATTTGTGTAGACTTTTCTCTGCTACTGCTACCCTGGCTGCGGTCAGGACTACAAGTCCTTGTGCTCCCGCCGCGGTGCCGCAGTCTAGTACTTCAACGACTACATTTGGCGTCTTCTGGTTGCTCATTTCAGCAGCAGCCTTAGCTGAATCAAAAGCGTGAGTGAATCTGGCAGATGGAGTGATTACCAGGATGGTTTCACTTTTCTCTGCTACCTTCTCGAAAACTGCAAGGTAGGTTTCCGGTGATGGTGCTGAGGTTGTTGGCAGTTTCTTTGATTGGGCGAGCAGTTCGTAAAACTTGGCTGGAGTTATATCTATCCCATCTCGATAGAGCTTTCCATCATGGATAAACTCCATCGGTACAACTTCAATCTCATAGCGATCCACCAATTCCTTGGGTAGGCAAGCTGCGCTATCGGTGACAATAGCTACTTCATTCACAGCTTGGCCATTTCGAGATAAGAACCATCCTCATATCGCTTTGACCTTTATTCGAAACGGAGTCTTTCTCAATGTATCGATCAGGCTTGGGTGCTACCTGTGACACTACGGCTCACTATTTTAATTGAACCAGATGCAAATAGCCAGCATGCTTCCCTCAGCATGCTGAGGGAAGCCGAAGGGTCTCCCCTCAGTAGGGACAGACCTTCAGGTCTGTCCGTTGCCCCTGGTTTCAGACCGCGGACAGAGCTAAAGCCATGTCCCTACAGGCTGGTGTCACAAGCCATCATAACAATCGAGATTCTTCGCTGCGCTCAGAATGACACCTAAGAGCGGTGGCTGTCGGGTCCCCGACCCGACGCAGTGGGCAATACAGAATGGCATCTATGCAATATGTTACCCTGATATTCATGCTGTTTGTCACCCTGAGCGAAGGCGAAGGGTCTCTTCCCACAAAGCGAATGACGCCTATTCTTGCAACTAAGCACCAGCCTTCGGAGGGAGGCCAGTCTCTGCTTTATCAAACTCGAACTTGCCCTCGCCAAATAGCCTGATGCAAGCATCAACGGCATTCGCATCATACAGCGTTCCCTTGCCGGCTGCAATCTCGTTCATAGCTGCTTCCACGCCCAGAGCCGGCCGATAGGTCCGGTCGGAGACCATCGCCTCAACTACGTCAGCCACGGCGACTACCCGAGCCTCCATCAGGATATCATCACCTTTCAGCCCCAGAGGGTATCCGGAACCGTTGATCCTCTCGTGATGCTGATGAACAATATCGGCAATCGGGCAGAACAAATCAATAGTCTTTAGTATCTGAAAGTCTGCCTCAGCATGGTTCTTGACTATCGAGAATTCGGCTTCACTCAACTTGCCCGGCTTGTCGAGTGTATCAGCAGGTATGAACACCTTGCCCAAATCATGAAGGAGCGCGGCTAGGCCGATGACATCAACCTGGCTGCTTTTCAGGCCCATCTCCCGGCCTATGGCGCAGGCGAGGCTACTCACCCGCTTCTGATGACGAGCCGTATGCGCGTCCTTTTTCTGGACGATCAGGGCTATCGCCCCGATGGTATCCTCCAACAGCTTCTCCAGACTTCCGAAGCTCTTCTTGAGAATCCCCTCCTCTTCGGCACGCAAAGACGCCTCGTTCTGGAGTAATTCATTCAGGTGAGCCAGTTCATCTCTTGATCTTGCCATGGCGTTCTCCGCCTCTCTGAGTACGGTGACATCTCTAACCACAACAAGGACTTCTCTAATCTCGCAGACCGCCGCCCGAACCTCGTAGTAGGTCGTCTGACCATTGTGAGCAAGCTGGAGTTCAAGAACCTGCACCTCTCCAGTCTGCAGAAACCCTCCCATGAGTTTATCACCCTGACGTGCAAGTTCTTCACATAGACTCCTCATCAGATCCTCTGGCTCATTCTTCTTGCCAGCATGGTCGTGAGGCTTCGCAACTGCATCAGCAGCGATGTAGGTTCGAGTGCCTTTACCCATGACCGAAACACCACCACCCTGTTCCAGTTCAATGCGAAAGACGAAGTCGGGGGTCACCCGGAGCAGGGCTTGTTGTTCTGCCTCGCTCAAAGGCAGCACGCTGGAGGAGCGGTCCGCTGCTGACCCCAGCCATCTGCTAATATGGGCACGCAGTGTGTGCGGTGTCGCTGAAACGTTGAACCGGCGGGACTGCTTGGTTGTTGACATATCACGATTACCGGTAGGGCAGACAGTTACTATAAAGAGATAACATCACAGCAACATTATAGATGGATCACCTAACCGGACAGTCTCAACACCCCTGTATATTGTCACAAAATTGCTACCAACAGGTTTGGCATCTGTTTCTTCGGGAGACCGCGGAACCCCCTATCCGTGATGATACCCCACGTGCGAACATAAATAGGCCATCTCTGGGGTTTCCAAGGGGAATTGGCCCAACCGCGGGGCTGACCGCCAGGTCAGCTTATACGCCAGATGCAGTTTCTCGTTCTCCCCAGTGGCTGGCCTGCGTCGAATCTCAGGGGAAAGTGTGATTGTGCTCGCAACACCACGAAGCTCCACGAGGCACTGCCGAGATAGGTATTCTCTATACCGTCCCCGAGAGGAAGCACGCCTAAGTGGGCACTACAAGGAATCTAAAGAACGCTCGCCAGAAGCCAGATTAGAGATATCACCACAGACGCTATGATAGCTGCTGCCACCAGCACCCAGCGCAAGTCTATGCCCAGCCAGGATTCCATGGGAATTCCGACTTGCCCTTGGTAAACTCGAAGCTGATGACCGGCAGCCCTTGCAGGCTCCGCAGCCTCTTTCACTGCCGTCTCGCTCCTAGCAGGCTCTTCAATCAATTCCTCCCCGGAGGGCTCTTCTGGTGACCAAAAAACGAATTCTTCCCAAAAGGACTCATATTGTGGGACCTCTTCCGATGCCTCCCTGAAAGGCTCCTCTGATAGCTGGAAATCAAATTCCTCTCCGAAGGGCTGATCCGATGGCCATGGCCATAAGACCATTCCATCCCTGAGGGGCTCCCCAAAAAGCCGCAGACCCAATTCCTCCCTGAAGGGCCTCTGCTCCTCCCTGAAGGGCTGCTCAAAAGGCCGCAGGTATGTGCCTATCCTGCAGGCATAGCCAGATACCAGTTTCCACGCCTCTGAACCACAGCTCGGACAATTTGCAGATTCGTCGGCCTCACTCATTGGCCGCATCAACTCAAGCTCCTCGAGACACGATGTGCAACGATACTCATATACTGGCATTCTCTCACCCCCCCGGATTGCCTAGCAGTATGTCTCGAATACGATACTACAAAACATTGATTATGTCAAAAAGTCTACCACCCCAATGTTGTGTCCACTATTGACATCCGACCTCACTGCGCCCCTATTCCCCCCTGAAGGAGAACCAGGATGATGCCCCCCGTGTCATTCCCTCTCCCTTTGATGG contains:
- a CDS encoding DegV family protein, which codes for MNEVAIVTDSAACLPKELVDRYEIEVVPMEFIHDGKLYRDGIDITPAKFYELLAQSKKLPTTSAPSPETYLAVFEKVAEKSETILVITPSARFTHAFDSAKAAAEMSNQKTPNVVVEVLDCGTAAGAQGLVVLTAARVAVAEKSLHKSAEAARTLMPKVRLVAFMDTLNYLAKGGRVPHAVAWANSLLKIKPIFELLPSGKGATPVDRARLRPKAIERLIELLREKSQGKAVHAIVMHTNVLSEAEELKQRIASEVDCVEVYVTDFTPVMGLHTGPGLLGIAFYCDGMMPGATD
- a CDS encoding Crp/Fnr family transcriptional regulator, translated to MPGNSKVQLLKSSTIFSSLNEDELAELAELTIERGLKAGGFVFWEGDAPNWFYIVAEGRVKILKHSSLGKEFVIAFFGPGEMFGEVAVFENRPYPGSAQAVAETKVLEVGREDFRSFLAHRPETALRIINVLAGRLRDAQSRLRDLAGERVEQRLARMLLMLSSKLGPTLPFTRQEIADMAGTTTETAIRFMSRLKDGGIIRSVRGKIVILDESKLKLLSEGPPAV
- a CDS encoding 4Fe-4S binding protein, with the translated sequence MTTKMMRKIVRIDEEKCDGCGICVPACVEGALQIVDGKARLISEEYCDGLGACLGECPQGAITIEERAAQEFDGDATKRRMESEEHGTAALPCGCPSATVTQFRRQGTAVGIGSRKDTVHQDSMLGHWPVQLALVPSTAPFLQGADLLLVADCVPFAYAGFHQDLLKDHALLVACPKLDDFQSHLKKLTDILHHSQVESLTAVHMEVPCCSGLTHMARQAIRLSGKGIPLNEVTIGVRGDLKS
- a CDS encoding zinc ribbon domain-containing protein, yielding MPVYEYRCTSCLEELELMRPMSEADESANCPSCGSEAWKLVSGYACRIGTYLRPFEQPFREEQRPFREELGLRLFGEPLRDGMVLWPWPSDQPFGEEFDFQLSEEPFREASEEVPQYESFWEEFVFWSPEEPSGEELIEEPARSETAVKEAAEPARAAGHQLRVYQGQVGIPMESWLGIDLRWVLVAAAIIASVVISLIWLLASVL
- a CDS encoding phosphohydrolase, which gives rise to MFSRCPGQDNMQVRLELLKCPNCSAEIEMFSSEIKVKCSQCGQIVYRDSVPTCIEWCAAARECLGEEKWRQIKSNT
- a CDS encoding HD domain-containing protein, encoding MSTTKQSRRFNVSATPHTLRAHISRWLGSAADRSSSVLPLSEAEQQALLRVTPDFVFRIELEQGGGVSVMGKGTRTYIAADAVAKPHDHAGKKNEPEDLMRSLCEELARQGDKLMGGFLQTGEVQVLELQLAHNGQTTYYEVRAAVCEIREVLVVVRDVTVLREAENAMARSRDELAHLNELLQNEASLRAEEEGILKKSFGSLEKLLEDTIGAIALIVQKKDAHTARHQKRVSSLACAIGREMGLKSSQVDVIGLAALLHDLGKVFIPADTLDKPGKLSEAEFSIVKNHAEADFQILKTIDLFCPIADIVHQHHERINGSGYPLGLKGDDILMEARVVAVADVVEAMVSDRTYRPALGVEAAMNEIAAGKGTLYDANAVDACIRLFGEGKFEFDKAETGLPPKAGA